In Verrucomicrobiota bacterium, the genomic stretch GCAGGTTGCCGAACGCGCGTTCCGCGTTTTTCTGCTGCAAGGGTTTGAGTGTGTCGATGATGTTCGTATAGGCGGCATCGCGTCGCACCGCGCGCTCTTGAAACACCAGTGTCAGGTCACGACCGTTGGGCGGATAAATTTCGTAAAACGACCAGATGACCGTTAGGACGACAAATATCCACTTCCAAAGATTATTTCGATTCATGACGGGAAATCAGGATGCGGTCGCTTCGCCGCCGCGTTCGGTGATCTCCGAGATGGCGGATTTGAGGACTTCCAGCTTGGTGTCGGCCGAGCGGAGGGAGACGGTTTTTTCCTTCACCGTGATGACCACGCCGACGACGCCGCCGCTGGTGACAATCTTGTCGCCCGAGCGAAGGGTTTTGAGCAGCGAGGCATGGTCCTTGGCCTTCTTCTGCTGAGGACGAATCAGAATAAAATAAAACACCACCACCATCAGGAGCAGCGGAACGATGTTCGTCCACACCGGCGGGGGCG encodes the following:
- the yajC gene encoding preprotein translocase subunit YajC, encoding MNLNTVTTFLAEAGAAPAQKPAPPPVWTNIVPLLLMVVVFYFILIRPQQKKAKDHASLLKTLRSGDKIVTSGGVVGVVITVKEKTVSLRSADTKLEVLKSAISEITERGGEATAS